The DNA window TAGGCTAAAGACATTGCTCAAAACCATGGTATTAGGATGAGAAAAAAAGGCAGATGAGATAATTTTGCATAGGATACAAATATGAATCCCCTATAATCTCAATCCCCGATCTTAAtgataaaaaaagtataatacTAAAAAAGTCTAATACTTTTTACAATGAAGTGTGAATAAATGTGTCCTCGATGTTAGTGAGAGTGGATGTGAGATTAGAAACAGACAGTCGGCCCCATTATGCAGATCTCGGATGTCACCTCCGGGCTATCCACACTTCGCCAAGTACAGGAACAGAGGAACAGCCTAATGGCCCGGCTACAGTCAACACCACACTCCTCACGTGTGTATTTGGTACAACAAAAGATTAGCATTATTCGCAAATATACAACGGAGTTCAAAGGCGCTGTGGCTGCTGCCGCGTCTCTTCCCTTcttttgttttcattcaaagctTCAAAAAAATGTTTGGCCTAATCATCCAACgatgttttttcccctctgacaAATACATGATATAACCCAGGATACTAATCAATTATGTTTAATACCATAAACATATTGTATGCTATTGGCAATACGGCCtaataacattttaacatgtatTTTCTTCGTTAGAGGGTAATCTAAGATACATAACGAATGTATGAAATATGAACAGCTCTGAAAATGTTTTAAGCTATGCAAGAGTAAACGAATATCCAAACATTTTTGGAAAATGCATAGACCTAGGTCATGAAGGCTATAAACCTAAAGGCAGCGAAGAATTTAATCCTATTCAAACATGACCCTGTTTAAAGTAGGCCTAGAGGCCTATAGGTACATTTTTAATGTTCTATTGACGCAATTGTGATGGGCATTTTTTTGCATTGGGGACATCGAAGAGACGCTCGAAACAAGACCATTAGGCCATCGGGGTGTGGTCTCGATGCAACGCCACACCCCTATCCCCATGTGGTCCCGGGGGGCCTTATATGATCAGGCCTTGGGCTCCCAAGCCAGTAGTACTTATCTCACTGTCAAAACTAATCTAGAAACAGTGAATCCTATTCTAACGGAACATTTCGCGGAACACCACACGAACTCATCCTATAGGAAATATGACTTCTTCAAACTCCGACCAGCGGCTGGACCACCTTCTGAGCGTAGTGGAGAGCGAGTTTCAGAAGGGCAGCGAGAAAGGAGACGCCTCGGAGAGGGATATTAAACTGGGACTAGAAGACGCAGAATTATGGACCAAGTTTAAAGAACTAACCAACGAAATGATCGTCACCAAGACTGGCAGGTAGactatgtttttttgttgttgttgttgctgttagcAACGGATCAAAATGAGGCCTTCGAGGCCTATTTGGTCTGCCTCATTAAAAGCCAAGTTTATCTGGAGAGATCGTAGAGCGCATTTATGCACGACTTCTatgtcaaggccatcagactgttaaatagccatcaccagCCGGCTGccacccggttacgcaaccctgcaccttagaggctgatGCCCTGTAGACTTGGAATcagtggtcactttaataatgcaacACTAggcatgtttaaataatgtttacctactgctttactcatctcatatatatatatatatatatatatatatatatatatatatatatatatatatatatactattctactgtattttagtcagtgccactccgacattgttcgatctaatattcatatttttcttaattccattatttaacTTTTAGATCGATGTGTATTTCTGTGAATTGCTACATACTACAgcactgttggagttaggaacacaagcatttcgctacacctgcaataacatctgctaaatatgtgtatgtgaccaatcacatttgatttgatttgtctttACGAAGCTAAATGTAACTGATGCGCCCAGGTTATATATTCAACAGACACGTTCAGCATTTCAGAATAGGCTAGATGAGAGGGTGTCGGCCCGGCTAGGCACTATCTACGTTTCACTGTGGCAACTTAAATACCATGTCAAGAATTGGGCCTAATGCGCAACGGTCGTCAAATCGTATAAACCTATTAGTAGGATAAAGTAAAGTGCCCAGAAGTGGCACCCTTTTTAATGCAAACAAATATACCACCAAATAATTCAATTATATAGATCAAGGGCTGAGCCAACATAACATAATATTTAGGCTTGCTTAGGCAATATGTTAATTTTAACAACTTTATTTGAAACTACAGGCGCATGTTTCCAGTGCTCAGAGCGAATGTGAGCGGCTTGGACCCCAACGCCATGTACTCAGTCCTATTGGACTTCGTGGCTGCAGACAACAACCGGTGGAAGTACGTGAACGGCGAGTGGGTTCCCGGTGGCAAGCCCGAGCCACAGAGCCCTAGCTGCGTCTACATCCACCCAGACTCGCCTAACTTCGGAGCACACTGGATGAAAGCGCCTGTCTCATTCAGCAAAGTCAAACTGTCCAATAAACTCAACGGGGGAGGACAGGTAAGGCCCCGATTGGTTTTTGTCGTCTTCTTTGTTTGTATTTGCAGTATGCATATTTATTACTATGTAAATCAATTTAAAGACAATTTGGTAGGCTAGTTCAGATTGCCCTGCTCTCTCAGAGCTAATGATGCTCTACCCTGCTGTGCTGAATTACAAAGTTAAGCCTTTCCTGGGGAACAACAGTGTTCATTTCATGGCAAATCAACTTCACTATTTTTTGTTGGGCATCTGTAGGACTAAATTGATCTGCTATCTTATCCATTTTGAGTGTGTGTATTGGATCTTTGTTTTTGATTGTACTTGATTGTGATATTATTAAAATAATGTATAATTTCTCTGTAGATCATGCTGAACTCTCTGCACAAGTATGAGCCCAGGATACACATTGTGAAGGTTGGAGGGCTCCAGAAGATGATCAGTAGCCAGTCTTTCCCTGAGACTCAGTTCATCGCTGTCACTGCTTACCAGAACGAAGAGGTCAGTTGGCCTGAATCTCACAGTCACAGATATAATCATTGCTCacaagaataaacattttattgTGTCCAGCTTACAATGAAGGATGGAAATAATAGGAGCTGTCATATTTATGTACCTTCTAGATAACTGCGTTGAAAATCAAACACAATCCATTCGCTAAAGCTTTCCTTGACGCCAAAGAGAGGTAAGAGGAAGAGACCGATATTGTGTGAGAAATATGTTTCTTATGTATTTATTTGATTTTGTGTGCCAATTCTGATGTTATGTTTTCAATTTTAGGAGCGACCATAAAGACATTCCAGACCATGGTGGAGACAGCCAACAGTCTGGTTATTCCCAACGTAAGTCTTCCCTTCAGTCTCACAACATCAACCACATTAGAAAAGCTCTTTCTAGACCCCTCCATTTCAGTTCCAACAATCATTATATTGGACATCATTTTCAAACACACTTTTTCTTAAACGTGCAGAAAATAATGATCCTCGTATATCTTTAGTTTCAACGCCTTCCGTGTCCCCAAGGAAACTATACACAGGGAACAGTATGAAAAAAGGACGCAGGTGAATAGAACCATTTTGTCTGTTCTCTTCCTTTCAGTTGGTGGTTGGTTCCTACCTGGTAACGGCCCTATGTGCTCCAGCAGCAGCCCCCCTCCGTTCAGCGGGGCCCCTGGCCACTCCTCAGGGTCTTATTGTGAGAGGTACTCCAGCCTCAGGGGCCACAGGGCAGCCCCCTACCCCAGCCACTACCCACACCGCTCCTCCAGCTCAAGTAAGAAGCTCCTCTGCCCAACCCAGCACTCTGTGAATGCACTGTTTACTGTTTGTTCTAGTCACAAGTCAGACTCCTAGGTCTAGATGACAGCATGGATATTTCAAGATGTTGGTTCATAAAAGATGTTTGAGAAATCACCCCTAAAGGAAATGCATTGTTTTGATCAGAGAAATGTTTAGTATACTGTTTTTAATCATTTCTCTATGTACTTTATCGTTTAGACAACTACATGGACAACTCGTCGGGAGCCCTGCCCACCCATGACAGCTGGTCAGCCCTGCAGATCCCTAACTCCACTGGGATGGGAACCCTGGCCCATACTAGCAACTCCACATCCAACACCAGGTATGGCAACACACGGTCATAGTTTCTCATCTATACGTTTCTGATATCACTGTTTATATTCCAGCACTTTCCTGACTGCATGACTTGATCAGGAAACATTTTGGGCCCTGGGCTTAGACTTTTACTAGGCCCAGATTTCTTCCTGGTTAGGTCACATGGCCAGAAAAAAAACTCCTAATCAAACCccatttgctctctctctctctctctctctctctctctctctctctctctctctctctctctctctctctctctctctctctctctctctctctctctctctctctctctctctctctctctctctctctctctctctctctctctctctctctctctctctctctctctctctctctctctctctctccctacagccAGTATCCTAGCCTGTGGTCTGTTGCCGGGACGACCCTAACTCCTTCTGGCTCCTCCTCTGGTTCCATCGCTGGCGGCCTGACCAGCCAGTTCCTGCGAGGCTCCTCCTACACTGGCCTGACCTCCTCCCTGCCCGTTTCCTCACCATCCTCCATGTACGACCCCAGCCTTAGTGAGGTGGGTGTAGGCGTGGGCGAGGCCCAGTTCGAAAGCTCCATCGCCAGGCTCACCGCCTCCTGGGCACCTGTGGCTCAGAGCTACTGAGCACAATGCATCTTCCATCAGACATTGACTCTCCTCAAGCACCATCCTGCTCCAcatcacctccctctcctctctactgcctGACGATCACCTAGGAAACCTTTGGGTTGATGCATTACATGTGGACAGCAATGCCTCTGAAAGGCAGAGAGTCAACTCAGAAGAAGATCTATCTGAAGCAGAGAGATGTAGGGTCCTCTCAGGCCTTGTGTTTTACCAACATGACATGGTTGGTTTTTCCATTCCAAAGACCCTAGATTTTCTAAGCCATAGTCCATAGGTTGCCATTCTTAAGTTACACACTTGCAGTCTTAATGGAAGGTGCATGTGTTTTTCCATTGGGAgtttccttcactctctccaaGGTGCAGTTACAAGCCAAAGACAATCTGACAATACTTCCTCCGCAATCGTTCCAGTTGCAGTGTGTTACTGTAGTCGTGTCCTTCCATACAGACACAGGACTCAAAGACAATCGTACACTGGCGTAAGACAATCAGGATCACTAGCTACCCAAAGCTAAGTTTATGAAGTAACCCCCTCAACTTTACTAAAGGGGCCAATccttacagtggcttgcaaaagtattcacttggcatttttcctattttgttgccttacaacctggaattaaaatagattttttgggggtttgtatcatttgatttacacaacatgccaaccactttgaagatgcaaaatatttttttcttgtgaaacaaacaagaaataagacaaaaaaactgaaaacttgagcgtgcataactattaaccccccccccaaaaaaagtcaatactttgtagagccaccttttgcagcaattgcagctgcaagtctcttggggtatgtctctatgagcttggcacatctagtgactgggatttttgcccattcttcaaggcaaaactgctccagttcctttaagttggatgggttcccgCTGGTGtccagcaatctttaagtcatatcacagattctcaattggccattccaatacatttaaatgtttccccttaaaccactcgagtgtcttgctggaaggtgaacctcgtCCCAGTCTCTAACCTCTGGAAGacttctgaccagtttcccagtccctgctgatgaaaaacatccccacagcatgatgcagccaccaccatgcttcactctgGGGATGggattctcggggtgatgggaggtgttgggtttgcgccagacatagcgtttccttgatggccaaaaagctcaattctagtctcatctgaccagagtagctTCTTCCATGTGTTTGGGAAGTTTCCCACAtgtcttttggcgaacaccaaacgtgtttgcttatttttttctttaagcaatggctttttttctggccactcttccgtaaagcccagctctgtggagtgtacagcttaaagtggtcctatggacagatactgtggagctttgcagatccttcagggttatctttggtctctttgttgccacTCTGATTTTtgcctccttgcctggtctgtgagttttggtgggcagccctttcttggcaggtttgttgtggtgccatattctttcaatttttttaataatggatttaatggtgctccatgggatgttcaaagtttcagatatttttttataactcaaccctgatttgtacttccccacaactttgtccctgacctgtttggagagctccttggcttcatggtgccgcttgcttgg is part of the Salmo trutta chromosome 34, fSalTru1.1, whole genome shotgun sequence genome and encodes:
- the LOC115173746 gene encoding T-box transcription factor T-A, translated to MTSSNSDQRLDHLLSVVESEFQKGSEKGDASERDIKLGLEDAELWTKFKELTNEMIVTKTGRRMFPVLRANVSGLDPNAMYSVLLDFVAADNNRWKYVNGEWVPGGKPEPQSPSCVYIHPDSPNFGAHWMKAPVSFSKVKLSNKLNGGGQIMLNSLHKYEPRIHIVKVGGLQKMISSQSFPETQFIAVTAYQNEEITALKIKHNPFAKAFLDAKERSDHKDIPDHGGDSQQSGYSQLGGWFLPGNGPMCSSSSPPPFSGAPGHSSGSYCERYSSLRGHRAAPYPSHYPHRSSSSNNYMDNSSGALPTHDSWSALQIPNSTGMGTLAHTSNSTSNTSQYPSLWSVAGTTLTPSGSSSGSIAGGLTSQFLRGSSYTGLTSSLPVSSPSSMYDPSLSEVGVGVGEAQFESSIARLTASWAPVAQSY